From the Deltaproteobacteria bacterium genome, the window TTGACCGGGGAGGTTCTGGGAATGATCGAGAAGACGGTCATCTTTCCGGCCAGCCACTACGTCTCGGATCGGGACAACCTGAAACGGGCCGTCGATGACATTCGGGAGGAACTTCGTCATCGGCTGATGGAATTTCAGCAGGCCAACCGGCTGGTGGAGGCCCAGCGCCTGGAGCAGAAGACCCAGTTGGATTTGGAAATGATCGAGGAACTGGGCTATAGTAACGGAATTGAGAACTATTCCCTGCACCTGGACAACCGAAGACCCGGTCAGCCACCGGCCTGCCTGCTGGACTATTTTCCGTCGGATTTTCTCATGTTCATTGACGAGTCCCACATCACCATCCCCCAGGTTGGCGGGATGTTCAACGGCGACCGGTCCCGCAAGCAGACCCTGGTGGATTTCGGCTTCCGTCTGCCTACGGCCCTGGACAACCGGCCCCTGTGCTTTGACGAATTTCTGGAGCGTTTGAACCAGGCCGTGTTCGTCTCGGCCACGCCCGGGCCCTGGGAGATGGAGCGCTCCGGGAACACGGTGGTTGAGCAGATCATCCGGCCCACGGGTCTGGTGGACCCGGCAGTGGAGGTCCGGCCGACCACGGGCCAGGTGGACGACCTCATGGCCGAGTGCCGAAGAAGGGTGGAGCGAAACGAGCGGATCCTGGTGACGACCCTGACCAAGCGCATGGCCGAGGATTTGACCGAATTCCTCCAAGATCGGGGCATCCCCACCCGGTACCTACACTCGGATATCGATACCCTGGAGCGGGTGGCGGTCATCCAGTCCCTGCGGGCCGGGGAGTTTTCCGTGCTCGTCGGCATCAACCTCTTGCGGGAGGGACTGGATTTGCCCGAGGTCTCCCTGGTGGCCATTCTGGACGCGGACAAGGAGGGGTTTTTGCGCTCGTCCCGGTCCCTGATCCAGACCTTTGGCCGGGCGGCCCGCAACGTGGCCGGGCGGGTCATCCTCTATGCCGACCAGATCACCGAATCCATGCGGCGGGCCATGGATGAGACCGATCGCCGACGGGCCAGGCAGGAGGCCTACAATCGAGAGCACGGCATCGTGCCCGTCTCCACGGTACGCCGGGACGGACCCAATGCCTTGTA encodes:
- the uvrB gene encoding excinuclease ABC subunit UvrB: MSKDHQNVMFILETELRPKGDQPAAIDHLVANIEAGVRDQVLLGVTGSGKTFTMAGVIARCQKPTLVLAPNKTLAAQLYGEFKEFFPHNAVEYFVSYYDYYQPEAYLPHTDTYIEKDSSINEDIDKLRHAATHALLTRRDVIIVASVSCIYGLGSPEYYARMVIPVERGQQIAMEDIIERLVEVQYERNDIDFHRGTFRIRGDVLEIIPAYRHERALRLEFFGDEIETIKDVDPLTGEVLGMIEKTVIFPASHYVSDRDNLKRAVDDIREELRHRLMEFQQANRLVEAQRLEQKTQLDLEMIEELGYSNGIENYSLHLDNRRPGQPPACLLDYFPSDFLMFIDESHITIPQVGGMFNGDRSRKQTLVDFGFRLPTALDNRPLCFDEFLERLNQAVFVSATPGPWEMERSGNTVVEQIIRPTGLVDPAVEVRPTTGQVDDLMAECRRRVERNERILVTTLTKRMAEDLTEFLQDRGIPTRYLHSDIDTLERVAVIQSLRAGEFSVLVGINLLREGLDLPEVSLVAILDADKEGFLRSSRSLIQTFGRAARNVAGRVILYADQITESMRRAMDETDRRRARQEAYNREHGIVPVSTVRRDGPNALYAVREAREMAKAAEESAGYVVDPARAAKEVAKLRREMRKAAENLEFEAAAVLRDRIKALEAVLAATA